One segment of Brassica napus cultivar Da-Ae chromosome C3, Da-Ae, whole genome shotgun sequence DNA contains the following:
- the BNAC03G66930D gene encoding uncharacterized protein BNAC03G66930D, translated as MAIIGDALRQAFMPKQEYESLREEERAWIKLQRPVLTSIVAFLCFVIFTCTVVSLRIVFPSNVLRRPFCSDVKVQPLPVYGKARDSDLFPGAFYLTDQETVDFYWMVVFVPSTVVFLVSSVYLVAGIFVAYSVPHRHWFLKVVENNYCASRRGGVRCLSILNVVFAIIYCLLAIFLGSTLLTLGSSCSMPLFWCYEISSWGLVILYAGTAFSLRRRAALTIDEGEFSNRNHQGLEMLEANPLVFTPEVERRVNEGFKAWMGPSLLSSDEEEDEPEFYNEVPNVTAHTLSSRQRS; from the exons ATGGCGATCATCGGAGACGCGTTGCGTCAAGCGTTTATGCCGAAGCAGGAGTACGAGAGCCTCAGGGAGGAAGAAAGAGCCTGGATTAAGCTCCAGAGGCCTGTGCTAACCTCGATCGTGGCTTTCCTTTGCTTCGTCATCTTCACTTGCACCGTCGTCAGCTTGAGAATCGTGTTCCCTTCGAATGTCCTGAGGAGGCCCTTCTGCAGCGACGTAAAGGTTCAGCCTTTGCCTGTGTATGGCAAGGCTCGTGACTCCGATCTGTTTCCTGGCGCTTTTTACTTGACGGATCAGGAGACTGTGGATTTTTACTGGATGGTTGTTTTCGTTCCGTCGACGGTGGTCTTCCTTGTGTCGTCTGTTTATCTTGTTGCAG GAATATTTGTGGCTTATTCCGTTCCTCACCGTCACTGGTTTCTAAAAGTCGTTGAAAATAACTACTGTGCTTCAAGAAGAG GTGGGGTTCGTTGCCTGTCAATTCTGAATGTTGTGTTTGCTATCATCTATTGTCTCCTCGCTATATTTCTCGGCTCAACCCTCCTGACACTAGGAAGCAGCTGTTCTATGCCATTGTTTTGGTGCTACGAGATATCTTCATGGGGTTTGGTAATCTTGTATGCTGGAACTGCTTTCTCCCTTAGAAGAAGAGCCGCTTTAACTATAGACGAAGGAGAGTTTAGTAACAGAAATCATCAGGGCTTGGAGATGCTTGAAGCCAATCCTTTGGTATTCACGCCAGAGGTTGAAAGACGAGTGAACGAGGGGTTTAAAGCATGGATGGGTCCATCTTTGTTATCatctgatgaagaagaagacgaaccCGAGTTTTACAACGAAGTTCCCAATGTAACAGCTCATACTCTCTCTAGCAGGCAAAGATCTTGA
- the LOC106436679 gene encoding TOM1-like protein 9 isoform X2, translating to MVHMHVAEKGVIHEMVRIAKKKPDFHVKEKILVLIDTWQEAFGGPRARYPQYYAGYQELLRAGAVFPQRSERSAPVFTPPQTQPLTSYPPNLRNAAGPANDLPEPSAEPDFPTLSLSEIQNAKGIMDVLAEMLSALEPGNKEDLKQEVMVDLVEQCRTYKQRVVHLINSTSDESLLCQGLALNDDLQRVLTSIEAIASGKPGTSVQIEKPKSETGKSVVDVDGPLIDTGDSSNHANEATSNSGNGVLNQLALPAPPVANGSANSKIDLLSGDDLALVPVGPPQPASPIASDQNALALIDMFSDNTSSPSIATAPTGSSAPQSSPLTPQLHQQPTSQAGEVGLQQSNGFSPQAGYSQFEQQPSYGQGASSPWNGQPANQMQQPQQPSYGSQDSMAFPPPPWEAQHQDFSPTADSGSPFSPQMHQTQVAFTHAQQYPQMPQTSQPVNNGPYPQMPQTGQLVNNGNPYPQMPQTAGGMYMQQPMPNQAHQALGQGYPSQQQQQQMMMAQYYAQQQQQQAYGNQMGGYGYGYNQQQQQGSSPYLDQQMYGLSMRDQTSHHVPSSSSSTTSYLPPMKHKNKPEDKLFGDLVDISKFKPTTKPTSGRAGTI from the exons ATGGTTCATATGCATGTCGCTGAGAAGGGTGTTATTCATGAGATGGTTCGGATAGCTAAGAAAAAG CCGGACTTCCATGTCAAAGAGAAGATCCTGGTCCTTATTGATACATGGCAAGAGGCCTTTGGTGGCCCCAGGGCAAGATATCCACAATACTATGCAGGATACCAGGAATTGTTG CGTGCTGGAGCTGTTTTCCCTCAGAGATCTGAGAGATCAGCACCTGTGTTCACTCCTCCGCAAACACAGCCTTTGACGTCTTACCCTCCAAATCTTCGTAATGCTGCTGGACCTGCTAATGATTTGCCTGAACCTTCGGCAGAGCCAGATTTTCCGACACTGAG ttTGTCAGAGATTCAAAATGCAAAAGGTATCATGGATGTGCTTGCGGAAATGCTGAGTGCACTAGAGCCGGGAAACAAGGAG GACCTTAAACAGGAGGTGATGGTCGATCTGGTGGAGCAGTGTCGTACATACAAACAAAGAGTGGTACATCTAATCAACTCAACTTC GGACGAGTCTCTGTTATGTCAAGGTCTGGCGTTGAACGATGACTTGCAGCGGGTCTTAACCAGTATTGAAGCAATCGCTTCTGGAAAACCTGGAACTTCTGTTCAAATCGAGAAGCCTAAGTCTGAGACAGGAAAATCCGTTGTAGATGTTGATGGTCCTCTTATTGATACTGGGGACAGCAGTAATCACGCGAACGA AGCTACATCAAACTCGGGTAACGGGGTTCTAAATCAGTTAGCCCTCCCAGCACCACCTGTAGCTAATGGCTCAGCCAATTCCAAGATAGACCTCCTCAGTGGCGATGATCTTGCCCTTGTTCCTGTTGGACCTCCTCAACCAGCAAGTCCGATTGCATCAGATCAAAATGCACTTGCCCTTATTGATATGTTCTCAGACAATACTAGTAGTCCAAGTATTGCAACTGCACCGACTGGCAGTTCAGCTCCCCAGAGTAGCCCCTTGACTCCTCAATTGCACCAGCAACCTACTAGTCAAGCTGGAGAAGTTGGATTACAGCAATCCAATGGATTTTCTCCTCAAGCGGGTTATTCACAGTTTGAGCAGCAGCCATCATACGGGCAAGGGGCCTCTTCTCCCTGGAATGGTCAACCTGCAAACCAGATGCAACAACCACAACAACCATCTTATG GTTCCCAAGACAGTATGGCATTTCCACCTCCCCCATGGGAGGCTCAGCACCAAGACTTCAGTCCCACTGCAGACTCAGGAAGTCCGTTTTCTCCTCAAATGCATCAGACACAAGTTGCCTTCACACATGCTCAACAATATCCTCAAATGCCGCAAACCAGCCAACCAGTTAACAACGGTCCATATCCTCAAATGCCCCAAACAGGTCAACTAGTAAACAACGGTAATCCATATCCTCAAATGCCACAAACCGCTGGCGGTATGTACATGCAACAGCCAATGCCAAACCAAGCTCATCAGGCTCTAGGGCAAGGCTATCCatcacaacaacaacagcaacagATGATGATGGCTCAGTATTATGCCCAACAGCAACAGCAACAGGCGTATGGAAACCAGATGGGAGGATACGGATATGGTTATAATCAACAACAGCAGCAAGGGAGCAGCCCGTATCTGGACCAGCAAATGTATGGTTTATCCATGAGAGACCAGACTTCGCATCAtgtaccatcatcatcatcatctaccACCTCTTATCTTCCTCCTATGAAACATAAGAATAAACCAGAGGATAAGCTATTTGGGGATCTCGTTGACATCTCCAAGTTCAAGCCTACTACAAAACCGACTTCCGGAAGAGCTGGTACCATCTGA
- the LOC106436679 gene encoding TOM1-like protein 9 isoform X1, with protein sequence MVNAMVERATSEMLIGPDWAMNLEICDMLNSDPVQAKDVVKGVKKRIGSRNPKTQLLALTLLETIVKNCGDMVHMHVAEKGVIHEMVRIAKKKPDFHVKEKILVLIDTWQEAFGGPRARYPQYYAGYQELLRAGAVFPQRSERSAPVFTPPQTQPLTSYPPNLRNAAGPANDLPEPSAEPDFPTLSLSEIQNAKGIMDVLAEMLSALEPGNKEDLKQEVMVDLVEQCRTYKQRVVHLINSTSDESLLCQGLALNDDLQRVLTSIEAIASGKPGTSVQIEKPKSETGKSVVDVDGPLIDTGDSSNHANEATSNSGNGVLNQLALPAPPVANGSANSKIDLLSGDDLALVPVGPPQPASPIASDQNALALIDMFSDNTSSPSIATAPTGSSAPQSSPLTPQLHQQPTSQAGEVGLQQSNGFSPQAGYSQFEQQPSYGQGASSPWNGQPANQMQQPQQPSYGSQDSMAFPPPPWEAQHQDFSPTADSGSPFSPQMHQTQVAFTHAQQYPQMPQTSQPVNNGPYPQMPQTGQLVNNGNPYPQMPQTAGGMYMQQPMPNQAHQALGQGYPSQQQQQQMMMAQYYAQQQQQQAYGNQMGGYGYGYNQQQQQGSSPYLDQQMYGLSMRDQTSHHVPSSSSSTTSYLPPMKHKNKPEDKLFGDLVDISKFKPTTKPTSGRAGTI encoded by the exons ATGGTTAACGCTATGGTGGAGAGAGCGACGAGCGAGATGCTGATCGGACCTGATTGGGCTATGAACCTCGAGATCTGTGACATGCTCAATAGCGATCCTGT GCAAGCAAAAGATGTTGTGAAAGGCGTTAAGAAACGGATTGGTAGCAGGAATCCTAAAACTCAACTTCTTGCCTTAACA CTGCTTGAGACGATAGTGAAGAACTGTGGTGACATGGTTCATATGCATGTCGCTGAGAAGGGTGTTATTCATGAGATGGTTCGGATAGCTAAGAAAAAG CCGGACTTCCATGTCAAAGAGAAGATCCTGGTCCTTATTGATACATGGCAAGAGGCCTTTGGTGGCCCCAGGGCAAGATATCCACAATACTATGCAGGATACCAGGAATTGTTG CGTGCTGGAGCTGTTTTCCCTCAGAGATCTGAGAGATCAGCACCTGTGTTCACTCCTCCGCAAACACAGCCTTTGACGTCTTACCCTCCAAATCTTCGTAATGCTGCTGGACCTGCTAATGATTTGCCTGAACCTTCGGCAGAGCCAGATTTTCCGACACTGAG ttTGTCAGAGATTCAAAATGCAAAAGGTATCATGGATGTGCTTGCGGAAATGCTGAGTGCACTAGAGCCGGGAAACAAGGAG GACCTTAAACAGGAGGTGATGGTCGATCTGGTGGAGCAGTGTCGTACATACAAACAAAGAGTGGTACATCTAATCAACTCAACTTC GGACGAGTCTCTGTTATGTCAAGGTCTGGCGTTGAACGATGACTTGCAGCGGGTCTTAACCAGTATTGAAGCAATCGCTTCTGGAAAACCTGGAACTTCTGTTCAAATCGAGAAGCCTAAGTCTGAGACAGGAAAATCCGTTGTAGATGTTGATGGTCCTCTTATTGATACTGGGGACAGCAGTAATCACGCGAACGA AGCTACATCAAACTCGGGTAACGGGGTTCTAAATCAGTTAGCCCTCCCAGCACCACCTGTAGCTAATGGCTCAGCCAATTCCAAGATAGACCTCCTCAGTGGCGATGATCTTGCCCTTGTTCCTGTTGGACCTCCTCAACCAGCAAGTCCGATTGCATCAGATCAAAATGCACTTGCCCTTATTGATATGTTCTCAGACAATACTAGTAGTCCAAGTATTGCAACTGCACCGACTGGCAGTTCAGCTCCCCAGAGTAGCCCCTTGACTCCTCAATTGCACCAGCAACCTACTAGTCAAGCTGGAGAAGTTGGATTACAGCAATCCAATGGATTTTCTCCTCAAGCGGGTTATTCACAGTTTGAGCAGCAGCCATCATACGGGCAAGGGGCCTCTTCTCCCTGGAATGGTCAACCTGCAAACCAGATGCAACAACCACAACAACCATCTTATG GTTCCCAAGACAGTATGGCATTTCCACCTCCCCCATGGGAGGCTCAGCACCAAGACTTCAGTCCCACTGCAGACTCAGGAAGTCCGTTTTCTCCTCAAATGCATCAGACACAAGTTGCCTTCACACATGCTCAACAATATCCTCAAATGCCGCAAACCAGCCAACCAGTTAACAACGGTCCATATCCTCAAATGCCCCAAACAGGTCAACTAGTAAACAACGGTAATCCATATCCTCAAATGCCACAAACCGCTGGCGGTATGTACATGCAACAGCCAATGCCAAACCAAGCTCATCAGGCTCTAGGGCAAGGCTATCCatcacaacaacaacagcaacagATGATGATGGCTCAGTATTATGCCCAACAGCAACAGCAACAGGCGTATGGAAACCAGATGGGAGGATACGGATATGGTTATAATCAACAACAGCAGCAAGGGAGCAGCCCGTATCTGGACCAGCAAATGTATGGTTTATCCATGAGAGACCAGACTTCGCATCAtgtaccatcatcatcatcatctaccACCTCTTATCTTCCTCCTATGAAACATAAGAATAAACCAGAGGATAAGCTATTTGGGGATCTCGTTGACATCTCCAAGTTCAAGCCTACTACAAAACCGACTTCCGGAAGAGCTGGTACCATCTGA
- the LOC106436680 gene encoding transcription factor MYB3R-1 — translation MKAPTNLPQDGTQKGSHGRTCGPARRSTKGQWTPEEDQVLCKAVERFQGKNWKKIAECFKDRTDVQCLHRWQKVLNPDLVKGPWSKEEDNTIIALVEKYGPTKWSTICQHLPGRIGKQCRERWHNHLNPAINKNAWTQEEELTLIRAHQIYGNKWADLMKFLPGRSDNSIKNHWNSSVKKKLDSYYASGLLDQFQSSPLIALQNRSIASSSSWTPSSGDEGKFTPGADAEESECSQASTVFSCSQTTNDLLDEVKPTDEEFHIPELPSGKEQQISNSPSHAESSKKYQNQTEVRTTTATEDHLQGDCPQLLTHNMHGEGRNEACQDLQNSVRLSDQPSSPNSDTDIHPQPQTLITDEECCMVLFPNNMKDSDTSFGEQGQNMVEPRKANGSHADEIGNIPALSWHPSNSEGRAGQSSVPLLYSDMKDSLLLCNDYNDTIQGCHFLGATALERKTDTNDGFIDADGLVTSHGIDDNDGIPEQQDLSYIPKDSLKLVPLNNFSSPARVKKIRFPIDDQPTEKDKGTLCYEPPRFPSADIPFFSCDLAPSSSDLRQEYSPFGIRQLMISSMSCTTPLRSWDSPCHDKTPDVMLKDAGKSFSGAPSILKKRHRDFLAPVLDRRKGKMVKSAEASSLAKDFSRLDVMLDDGDDNKGASSSEAKEDPKETLESGVVTSAKIDQETRRSLVYHNDVEMKLSAPDKTGFRPDSEVNTVAKDPLNQHEKSVDTIPTGEISSELPFTTDSIPLSAFAEINTNTAESSLDIIENYSIFDGTPFKKLLDTPSPWKSPLLFGSFSQSPNLPPEITFEDIGCFMSPGERSYDAIGLMKHLSEHTATAYADALEVLGNDTPETILKKRQMNRSIQGKENQLWPHDQLENRSQVECRALDFSDCVTPGKAKVSSSSPRGYTSPSSYLLKSCR, via the exons ATGAAAGCCCCCACCAATCTTCCACAAGATGGTACTCAGAAAGGGAGTCACGG GAGGACATGTGGCCCTGCAAGACGATCCACCAAAGGGCAATGGACTCCCGAAGAG GACCAAGTCTTGTGCAAGGCTGTTGAGCGTTTTCAAGGAAAGAACTGGAAGAAGATTG CTGAGTGTTTTAAGGATCGCACTGATGTCCAGTGTCTTCATAGATGGCAAAAGGTCTTGAACCCTGATCTTGTGAAAGGGCCGTGGTCAAAAGAG gaGGATAACACAATAATTGCTCTGGTAGAAAAATATGGGCCAACGAAATGGTCTACTATTTGTCAGCATTTACCTGGGCGCATAGGCAAGCAGTGTAGGGAAAG GTGGCATAACCATCTTAACCCTGCCATCAATAAAAATGCATGGACCCAGGAAGAGGAACTTACTCTTATTCGTGCACATCAAATCTATGGGAATAAATGGGCAGATCTAATGAAATTTTTGCCAGGAAg GTCGGACAACTCAATAAAAAATCACTGGAACAGCTCAGTTAAGAAGAAGTTGGATTCCTACTACGCATCAGGACTTTTAGATCAGTTTCAAAGCTCGCCACTCATTGCCCTTCAGAACAGATCCATCGCTTCATCTTCCTCGTGGACGCCCAGCAGTGGAGATGAAGGTAAATTCACGCCAGGGGCTGATGCGGAAGAATCAGAATGCAGCCAAGCTTCAACTGTTTTCAGTTGTTCACAGACGACCAATGATTTACTAGATGAGGTTAAACCTACAGATGAAGAATTCCACATTCCTGAATTGCCTTCAGGAAAAGAGCAGCAAATCTCAAACTCTCCATCTCATGCAGAATCCTCAAAGAAGTATCAGAATCAAACTGAGGTTAGAACTACCACAGCTACAGAGGATCACTTGCAGGGTGACTGTCCTCAGTTATTGACCCATAACATGCACGGAGAAGGAAGAAATGAAGCATGCCAAGATCTTCAAAATTCAGTCAGATTAAGTGATCAACCTTCGTCGCCGAACTCGGACACAGATATTCATCCACAACCTCAAACTTTGATCACGGACGAGGAGTGCTGTATGGTTCTTTTCCCAAATAACATGAAAGATAGCGATACATCTTTTGGTGAGCAAGGTCAGAACATGGTTGAGCCTCGAAAAGCCAACGGATCTCATGCTGATGAAATTGGAAACATTCCAGCTTTGTCCTGGCATCCTTCAAATTCTGAGGGACGGGCGGGTCAAAGTAGTGTTCCTTTGTTATATTCTGATATGAAGGACTCACTTCTACTTTGCAATGATTATAATGATACTATTCAAGGTTGTCATTTTCTTGGAGCTACTGCATTAGAACGTAAAACTGATACAAATGATGGTTTCATCGACGCTGATGGACTTGTAACTTCCCATGGCATTGATGATAATGATGGTATCCCAGAACAGCAGGATCTATCATATATTCCCAAGGATTCTTTGAAGCTAGTGCCTCTGAATAATTTTTCTTCTCCTGCTAGAGTGAAGAAGATTCGTTTTCCTATTGACGATCAgccaactgaaaaagacaaaggAACTCTTTGCTATGAACCTCCACGTTTTCCGAGTGCAGATATTCCTTTCTTCAGCTGTGATCTTGCACCATCAAGTAGTGACTTACGGCAAGAGTACAGTCCCTTTGGTATCCGCCAGTTGATGATTTCTTCGATGAGTTGTACAACTCCGTTAAGGTCATGGGATTCACCGTGTCATGATAAGACCCCTGATGTCATGCTTAAAGATGCTGGCAAAAGTTTCAGTGGTGCACCATCCATCTTAAAGAAGCGGCATAGGGACTTTCTGGCACCTGTGCTTGATAGGAGAAAAGGGAAAATGGTTAAAAGTGCTGAGGCTTCCTCCTTGGCTAAAGACTTTTCACGCCTAGATGTTATGCTTGATGATGGAGATGACAATAAAGGTGCCTCCTCTTCTGAAGCCAAAGAGGACCCAAAGGAGACCTTGGAGTCAGGAGTAGTGACTTCAGCCAAAATT GACCAAGAAACTCGTAGAAGTTTGGTTTATCATAATGATGTGGAGATGAAACTGAGCGCTCCTGATAAAACTGGATTTAGACCAGATAGCGAAGTGAATACAGTTGCAAAAGATCCATTGAACCAACACGAAAAGTCAGTAGATACTATTCCAACTGGAGAAATCTCATCAGAACTTCCATTCACTACAGACTCTATTCCTTTATCAGCATTCGCGGAGATTAACACCAACACTGCAGAGAGCAGTCTTGATATTATTGAAAACTATAGCAT ATTTGATGGAACTCCGTTTAAAAAACTCCTTGATACCCCATCACCATGGAAATCCCCTTTACTCTTTGGTTCGTTCTCACAAAGCCCAAACCTGCCTCCGGAAATTACATTTGAG GATATTGGGTGTTTTATGAGTCCTGGAGAGAGAAGTTATGATGCCATAGGACTGATGAAGCACTTGAGTGAACACACAGCTACGGCATATGCAGATGCTTTGGAAGTCTTGGGTAATGACACACCTGAAACAATACTCAAGAAGAGACAGATGAACAGATCTATTCAAGGGAAAGAAAATCAGCTCTGGCCTCACGATCAACTGGAAAACCGATCCCAG GTGGAGTGTCGCGCCTTGGACTTCAGTGATTGCGTGACACCGGGGAAAGCAAAGGTATCCTCGTCTTCTCCACGCGGCTACACGAGCCCATCATCTTACCTTCTAAAGAGTTGCAGATAG